From Chryseobacterium camelliae:
CATATTTTTTATTGGCTTCCACCTGCAGCCCGGTGAGGTCGAACAGCCTCGGATTTTTTTCTTTTCCTTCTTTGATTTCAAATGAAACAATTTCAAACGGGTTCTGCTTCAGGTATTCGAGTCCTTTTTCTGCCCGTTCCAGCGTTTTTAGACGGTCGATCGCAGCATTGAATACAACATCACGGTATCTGGTTTTGAGTTCCCAGTATTCCTCCACCGTGAAGGCATCAATCTCCTTCTGCCGCTGGACAAGCATGGCGAGTGTAGGCGTTTGTACCCGGCCGATGGACAGCACCGCCTTATTGCCTCCGAATTTCTTCGTAAACAGGCGTGTTGCATTGATTCCTAAAAGCCAGTCCCCTATAGCCCTTGCATTGCCGGCCAGGTACAGGTTCCTGTATTCTTCCGCGGGTTTCAGGTTTGAAAAACCTTCTTTAATAGCCTCTTCGGTAAGGGATGAGATCCACAGGCGCTTAACAGGCTTATCGCATTTTGCTTTCTGCAGGACCCAGCGCTGGATCAATTCCCCCTCCTGCCCGGCATCCCCGCAGTTGATGACCTCTTCGCATTCGCTTACGAGTTTTTCGATGACTTTAAACTGGTTTTCCACACCTTTGTTCGGGATCAGCTTGATCCCGAAGTTACCGGGAATGATCGGCAGCAGGAACAGGTTCCACGATTTGTATTGCGGGCCGTAATCATGGGGTTCTTTGAGGGTACACAGGTGCCCGAACGTCCACGTCACACAATAGCCGTTTCCCTCCATATAGCCCTGTTTAGGCATGGTGGCGCCCAGGACTTTGGCAATATCTCTGGCAACACTGGGTTTTTCGGCAATACAAAGCTTCATGAACGGTTCCGGATTTTTTTTGAAGAGGACAAAAATCGGGATTTTTTTTGACTTAAAGAAAACGGTCACCAACAATCCTGGTAATTACTTCTAAAACAATAATGATGAAACGCTATTTGCCGTGATCCTTTACCACGCCATCGGCACTTCCATCAGAAGAATTTCTGTATTTTCTGATGTTGACTTAATTGATATGTCATCAATCCCGTAAATTCCGAAGCCATCCCTTTTGTCCAGTTTCTGGCCATCGATTTCTGCACTTCCTTCAATAATGAAAGCATACACCCCATTCCCCTTTTTCCTGATCTGATACTGAGTCTGGATATCATGATCAAAACGGCCCAGGTGGAACCACGCATCCTGATAGATCCATACACCGTCATCTTCAGGATCGGGAGAAAGGATCTGCTGGAAGCTGTTGTGGCTTTTCGTAAGGTCCAACGTGATCTGATCATATCTGGGAGCAACATTTCTTTTTTTCGGATACACCCAAATCTGGAGGAATTTCCCGAAGCCGCCTTCATCTTTGCCAAATTCACTGTGCATTACGCCTGTTCCTGCGCTCATCACCTGGATGTCACCGGGTTTTATTTCTGTTCTGTTACCCAGGTTATCTTCGTGGATCAGGGTGCCTTCCAGCGCTATGCTGATGATTTCCATATTGTCGTGCGGATGGGTGCCAAAACCTTTTCCGGATTTTATAACATCGTCGTTCAGTACTCTTAAAGCACCGAAATGGACGCGTTCCGGATCATAAAAATCGCCAAAGCTGAAGGTTTTCCCTCCTGAAAGCCAGTCAAGTGCCGTTTTTTCCCTGGAATCTGCTTTATGCAGGATCCTGTTTCCGGGATTTTGAGTTTCCGAAAAGCATTCTTCCACTTCGCTCAGCAAAAGTCCGCTTCCTCCGCCGTAATGTTCGATTACTTTTATATTTTGATCTAGTTCCCCACAGAAAACTTTAATTTCCTGTTCAAATGCATCCTGCAGCCCGGAACTCAGCAGAACGATATCGGAGTGATAGGACCTGATAGCGTCACGGCTAAGGCTTTCATTATTAATAAGAACAGCTTTCCAGCCTTCGTTTTTTTCAATGATCCTTTTTAAAGTGTCCAGGATGACCTGGTCTTTGCCGATTACCAAGAAGTTCAATGATTTCATGTTCAGTACAATTTTAAAATTTAATGCTGTCTTTTTAAGATGACCGGTTATAGTTTTTCTTTTAACCAAACGTCATTATATTCTTCCGGATGCCGCTTAAACTGGGCATGAACATAACGACACAACGGGACAATCTTGAGGTGATTCTCCCTGGCATAGGAAACCAGTTTTTCCAGCAGTATTTTGGCAAAACCCCTGCCTTCATATTCTTTATTGACTTCAGTATGATAAACCGTCAGCTTTTCACCGATCACCGAGATATCCATCTTACCTGCTTTCTGATCATCAGAAAAAAGCTGGATTTCTCCTTTTACGTTTCCTAAAACAACTTCAGTTCTTTCCATATTTTTAGATTTTAGATTTTAGATTTTGATAAAATTAAGGACTTCGCAGCTGCTGGCTCATGATCTATGGTAATTTCGGTTAAAAATTTTGTATCCTGTTATCCGAGAGAATCATTTATTTTGATTTCCAGGTAATACCGATGAAAATTCATTCTGGTTATCAATTATTTAAATATTCAACATAAAAAAATGCCTAAAAAGTCTACTTAATTTATGGACTAATAAAAATATATGTCTTATCTTTGCCAGCATAATCAGGTAAGGATATGAAATCAGGATCACCGTTGAAATACGATATTATAGGGAATATGACCATCAATCATAAGATGATGTATTGCTGTATGCCTTTATATAGGAATTTCCGGAGTTAACCTTACTTTATGATGACCTATTTCTAAAGGCTTTACTCCATAGTAAAGCCTTTTTTTATTGAAACATGATTAACATACCCATGATAGAGATTAAAAACATTTCAAAAACATTCCATCGGAAAAAGCAGTCGTTCAAGGCGCTGGATGATGTAAGCCTCAGTATAGACAAAGGTGATATTGTCGGGATCATCGGATTTTCGGGAGCCGGGAAAAGCACCCTGATCCGTACGGTCAACCTGCTGGAAAGACCAGACAGCGGACAGGTGATGATCAACGGAACGGATTTCACACAGCTAAAGGCCGGACAATTGGCCAGGGAACGAAAAAAAATCGGGATGATCTTCCAACATTTCAACCTGCTGTCTTCCCGTACGGTTTTTGAGAATGTTGCCCTGCCGCTGGAACTGGATCATACCCGGTCTTCTGAAATCCGCGAAAAAGTAAACGGACTTCTGAAGATTGTAGGACTTGAAGATAAGGCAAACGAATATCCTAAAAGCCTTTCCGGAGGACAGAAACAGAGGGTGGCCATCGCAAGGGCCCTGGCTAATGATCCCTATCTCCTGCTCTGCGACGAAGCTACCAGTGCCCTGGATCCGGCCACTACACAATCGATCCTACAACTTTTGAAAGATATCAACCGGCGCCTCGGCATTACGATCCTGCTCATTACACACGAAATGGAAGTGATCAAATCCATCTGTAACCATGTTGCAGTGATTGATCAGGGAAAGCTTATTGCAAAAGGTACATTAAGTGACATTATTACCAACCGGAGCCATCCGGTCATCAGACAATTCATTAATTCAGATATCATGACGATCCCACAAGAATTCAGCAAAACACTAAAAAAAGAGCCTCGGGAAGGTTTATATCCCCTGGTGGAAATAGAGCTCAACGAACAGATCAGCGTAGAAGAACTGCTGTCAGTTATCTACCATGAATACCATATTCCTTATAAGCTTCTGAAAGCAGATGTGGAGTATTTCGGAGATGCCAACGTCGGAAAACTGCTGCTCCAGCTTCAGGGCAAAGAAGAAGAAAACCAAAAGGCAATTTATTATTTCAACCGGAATAAAATTCAAAATACAGTACGCGGATATGCTTAGTGATACAGAAGTTTCCCTGTTGCTTAAGGGAATATGGGAAACGGTTTACATGACCTTCGTTTCGGGCTTTTTTGGTTTTGCCATCGGACTGCCTGTAGGGATTTCCCTCTTCCTCACCAGGAAAGGGCAGCTGTTGGAAAATACCGTCTACAACAGGGTTTTATCAGTAGTAGTGAATATTTTCAGGTCTATCCCATTCATTATCCTGATTGTCTGGATGATTCCTTTCACCCGGGTATTGGTGGGGACTTCCATAGGAATGAATGCAGCCCTGGTGCCGCTGAGCATAGGTGCCGCTCCCTTTATTGCCCGACTGTGTGGAAAACAGCCTTCTTGAAATTCCTCACGGACTGATTGAAACCGCAAGAGCCATAGGAGCCACTCCTTTCCAGATCATCCGCAAAGTACTGCTTCCCGAAGCTTTACCTTCCCTGATCAACAATGCAACTATTACGCTCATTACACTGGTAGGCTATTCGGCCATGGGTGGTGCCGTGGGAGCCGGAGGACTGGGACAGATCGGTTACCAGTACGGATATATCGGCTATGATGCCGTGATCATGAATGTCGTGCTTGTCCTTTTGGTTGCCTTAGTATTCATCATCCAGATTTCCGGTGACAGGCTGGCAAAAAGGTTTGACCATAGGTGAATTAGAGAGAGAGAGTTTTAGTGTGAGAGGGTTTTAGAGTTTTAGGATGCCATCTTCTTCAACAGCTTAGTTTAAGCTGATGGTAGTGGACTTTTTAAGTTCCTTTTTGCTTTTACGGTTTACAGAAAAAAATAAACAATGAAAAAAATAACGATTATAAGTGCTTTTACAGCCATACTGATAAGCTTTACTTCCTGCCGTTCCCCCAAAAATGATGATCCGAATTTTATCCGCGTTGGCATTACTTTCGGACCGGAACAGGAAATTGCCGAAACGGCTAAAAAAGTAGCCAAAGAAAAATATAATCTTGACGTGGAACTGATCTCATTTAATGATTATGTGGTTCCCAACGAAGCACTCAACAACGGTGACATTGATGCCAACGCATTTCAGCATGTCCCCTATCTTAACGAACAGTCTAAACAGAGGGGATATCACCTTGCTGTCGTGGGAAATACTTTTGTATACCCTATTGTTGCCTATTCTAAAAAGATCAGTAATATCAGCCAGCTCCGTGACGGCAGTACGATTGCCATCCCCAATGATCCGACCAACGGCGGACGATCTTTATTGCTGCTCCAGAGCAACGGACTGCTAAAACTCAGGAAAGGTACCGGACTGCTCCCTAAGGTGACTGATATTTCAGATAATCCCAAACACCTGGATATCATAGAGATTGAAGCACCACAGCTGCCGAGGGTACTGGACGACCAGAAAGTAGTGGTGGCAGTCATCAACAATAACTTTGCTGCTCAGGCAGGATTGGACATCAAACGCTACGGCATCCTCAAAGAAGATAAAAATTCACCGTATGTGAACACGATTGTGACACGTCAGGACAATAAAAATGCTGAGAACGTGAGAAAATTCGTTAAAGCCTACCAGTCGGATGAAGTAGACAGGAAAGCACAGGAGGTTTTTAAAGGAGGTGCGGTGAAGGGATGGTAGGATGTAGATGGGTAATAAGTAATGAGTAATGGGTAATAATTGATGATTGATCGTGAGATTGGATGTTAAATATAAGTGGATTTGCCTGATTTACATTTTCTCAATTTGAGATAATAAAAATTTCCTTATTTTTGTTG
This genomic window contains:
- a CDS encoding pirin family protein — encoded protein: MKSLNFLVIGKDQVILDTLKRIIEKNEGWKAVLINNESLSRDAIRSYHSDIVLLSSGLQDAFEQEIKVFCGELDQNIKVIEHYGGGSGLLLSEVEECFSETQNPGNRILHKADSREKTALDWLSGGKTFSFGDFYDPERVHFGALRVLNDDVIKSGKGFGTHPHDNMEIISIALEGTLIHEDNLGNRTEIKPGDIQVMSAGTGVMHSEFGKDEGGFGKFLQIWVYPKKRNVAPRYDQITLDLTKSHNSFQQILSPDPEDDGVWIYQDAWFHLGRFDHDIQTQYQIRKKGNGVYAFIIEGSAEIDGQKLDKRDGFGIYGIDDISIKSTSENTEILLMEVPMAW
- a CDS encoding GNAT family N-acetyltransferase, coding for MERTEVVLGNVKGEIQLFSDDQKAGKMDISVIGEKLTVYHTEVNKEYEGRGFAKILLEKLVSYARENHLKIVPLCRYVHAQFKRHPEEYNDVWLKEKL
- a CDS encoding methionine ABC transporter ATP-binding protein: MIEIKNISKTFHRKKQSFKALDDVSLSIDKGDIVGIIGFSGAGKSTLIRTVNLLERPDSGQVMINGTDFTQLKAGQLARERKKIGMIFQHFNLLSSRTVFENVALPLELDHTRSSEIREKVNGLLKIVGLEDKANEYPKSLSGGQKQRVAIARALANDPYLLLCDEATSALDPATTQSILQLLKDINRRLGITILLITHEMEVIKSICNHVAVIDQGKLIAKGTLSDIITNRSHPVIRQFINSDIMTIPQEFSKTLKKEPREGLYPLVEIELNEQISVEELLSVIYHEYHIPYKLLKADVEYFGDANVGKLLLQLQGKEEENQKAIYYFNRNKIQNTVRGYA
- the metQ gene encoding methionine ABC transporter substrate-binding lipoprotein MetQ gives rise to the protein MKKITIISAFTAILISFTSCRSPKNDDPNFIRVGITFGPEQEIAETAKKVAKEKYNLDVELISFNDYVVPNEALNNGDIDANAFQHVPYLNEQSKQRGYHLAVVGNTFVYPIVAYSKKISNISQLRDGSTIAIPNDPTNGGRSLLLLQSNGLLKLRKGTGLLPKVTDISDNPKHLDIIEIEAPQLPRVLDDQKVVVAVINNNFAAQAGLDIKRYGILKEDKNSPYVNTIVTRQDNKNAENVRKFVKAYQSDEVDRKAQEVFKGGAVKGW